The proteins below are encoded in one region of Juglans microcarpa x Juglans regia isolate MS1-56 chromosome 4D, Jm3101_v1.0, whole genome shotgun sequence:
- the LOC121261204 gene encoding probable calcium-binding protein CML43, with amino-acid sequence MGITEACSRLIGDALHAFGSSRASSAATHLGEDDRGCKQQNARKVDDTMVLALITVFGMQNNGRIKKENARRVVEKLGLIYSTPPSEEDKSGFELPGEGVLDDDDEVPIEEVLGGFEDASKRNELLREAFKIFDEDGDGYIEAVELKRVLECLGLDEGLGMDQIEKMVRIVDLNLDGKVDFSEFQLMMK; translated from the coding sequence ATGGGCATAACCGAGGCATGCTCAAGATTGATTGGAGACGCGTTGCATGCATTTGGAAGCTCAAGAGCTAGCTCAGCGGCAACTCACCTTGGTGAGGACGATCGTGGTTGCAAGCAACAGAATGCGCGCAAGGTTGATGACACAATGGTCCTAGCTCTAATCACCGTGTTCGGAATGCAAAACAATGGAAGAATCAAGAAGGAAAATGCGCGGCGAGTGGTGGAGAAGCTTGGCTTGATATATAGTACTCCTCCTTCCGAGGAAGACAAATCTGGCTTTGAGCTACCTGGCGAAGGTGTTCTAGACGACGACGATGAAGTGCCCATAGAGGAGGTGCTTGGCGGCTTCGAGGATGCGTCGAAGCGCAACGAGTTACTGCGTGAAGCCTTCAAGATTTTCGACGAGGATGGTGATGGATATATAGAGGCAGTGGAGTTGAAGAGGGTCCTGGagtgcttgggattggacgagGGGTTGGGTATGGATCAGATCGAGAAGATGGTGAGAATTGTGGATTTGAACTTGGACGGGAAGGTTGATTTCAGTGAGTTCCAATTAATGATGAAGTGA